The following proteins are encoded in a genomic region of Veillonellaceae bacterium:
- the pgaC gene encoding poly-beta-1,6 N-acetyl-D-glucosamine synthase: METYNWFKLLENYVFYYPLAMSIVWMIGASYFYLRRERGEKSVPELKEYPMVSVLIPARNEEDAIRSTIEAVLTSQYPNFEVIVLDDASTDSTATIIQEIEAKDERVRLLLLNKNMGKPSALRYGALASRGDILICIDADAYLDPWAMHWMVSHFNGPRVGAVTGNPRVRNRTSLLAKIQVGEYSTIIGMIKRTQRILGKVLTVSGVIAAFRKQAIFDAGLWDTDMITDDINITWKLEKRFWDIRYEPNALCWILVPETIVGLWRQRVRWAQGGGEVIRRHADIWRSWKQRRLWPVYIEYVLSVIWSYSFILMAIIGLINLFYPTGLPGIPIIPEWKGAMLAFICLLQFLIGLTIDQKYEKSIPRYLFWVIWYPFVYWVLTALATVYATPRALFRKMGQPAVWTSPDRGIFTKL; this comes from the coding sequence GTGGAAACATATAACTGGTTTAAGTTATTAGAGAACTATGTTTTCTATTACCCATTGGCAATGAGTATTGTCTGGATGATTGGCGCATCGTATTTCTATTTGCGGCGGGAACGGGGAGAAAAATCGGTGCCAGAGTTAAAAGAATATCCGATGGTATCAGTTTTGATTCCGGCCCGCAATGAAGAAGACGCTATCCGCAGTACTATTGAAGCCGTACTTACTTCTCAATATCCTAACTTTGAAGTTATCGTTCTTGATGATGCTAGTACAGATTCTACAGCAACTATTATCCAGGAAATTGAGGCTAAAGACGAACGAGTACGGTTGTTATTGCTAAATAAAAATATGGGTAAACCTTCGGCGCTGCGTTATGGGGCATTAGCGAGCAGAGGGGATATCCTGATTTGCATTGATGCCGATGCGTATCTTGACCCATGGGCGATGCACTGGATGGTCAGTCATTTTAATGGCCCGCGTGTGGGGGCGGTTACTGGTAATCCGCGGGTTAGAAACCGCACATCCCTTTTAGCAAAAATTCAGGTGGGTGAATACTCCACGATTATCGGAATGATTAAACGTACACAGCGAATTTTAGGTAAAGTGTTAACTGTATCTGGTGTAATTGCGGCATTTCGTAAGCAAGCTATTTTTGACGCCGGTTTATGGGATACCGACATGATTACTGATGATATCAATATCACATGGAAACTGGAAAAAAGGTTTTGGGATATCCGTTATGAACCAAATGCATTATGTTGGATATTGGTGCCAGAGACAATCGTTGGTTTATGGCGACAAAGAGTAAGATGGGCACAAGGTGGTGGAGAAGTTATCCGCCGTCATGCTGATATCTGGAGGAGTTGGAAACAGCGTCGTTTATGGCCGGTATATATAGAGTATGTGTTGTCCGTTATATGGTCATATAGTTTTATTTTAATGGCAATTATTGGGCTTATTAATCTATTTTACCCCACTGGCCTTCCGGGTATTCCTATCATTCCAGAATGGAAAGGCGCTATGCTAGCATTTATATGTTTGCTGCAATTTCTTATCGGTTTAACCATTGACCAAAAATATGAAAAATCAATTCCTCGGTATTTGTTTTGGGTTATCTGGTATCCATTTGTCTATTGGGTATTAACAGCCTTAGCTACTGTATATGCAACACCGCGGGCATTATTTCGAAAAATGGGACAACCCGCTGTTTGGACAAGTCCAGATAGGGGGATATTCACTAAATTATAA
- the pgaB gene encoding poly-beta-1,6-N-acetyl-D-glucosamine N-deacetylase PgaB, translating into MMSRKMLITILCLLGVLFSFNSPALANDVLILCYHDVAEKPGNNVYTVTPTVLKSHFDYLKENGYTPISLEKYIAASKGEEKLPDKPVMLTFDDGYQSFYTKIFPILKEYNYPGMMAIVTSWLDYAPADLGPLLTWQQMREMEASGLVTIASHSHAGHRFTNINPQGDRGPLLGNLQYRGGKYESVTDYRQRVASDLKTTKTVLERELGHPVRALVWPYGAYSQLAIDEAFAAGFEACFALNDGRNRLGKQALKEANRIIITDNPSTKKFAQLLSTANKAPIKAAQLDLDAIYDPDSTAQTEENLNLAIDRLLASGVNTVYLQAFSDEDASGNIKSVYFHTTEAPVKADLFSHTVARLQAEGNFTIYAWLPTLAMQWIINDKPETAVVAYDEKNSGWYRRATPFSAEVGDRLTAMVIDLVKYCDVNGILFQDDVYLNDFEDFSPAAKQAFKAETGFELTPELLQANPELNKRWVKMKTNALTALTVKLHATAKEYRTNIGSARNIYSVVITEPESEEWFGQNYEQYLNTYDYTVIMAYPYLEKEYEDPVGWLEELATTALKNPQNAQKTVFKLQTYDWNKNRWLSANEIKRFTNALKKKGAIHIAYYPENVFSE; encoded by the coding sequence TTGATGAGCAGAAAAATGCTGATAACTATATTATGCTTACTAGGAGTGTTATTCTCTTTTAACTCTCCTGCTTTGGCAAATGATGTTTTAATTTTATGTTATCATGATGTCGCTGAAAAACCTGGTAATAATGTATATACTGTAACGCCTACTGTTCTAAAAAGTCATTTTGATTATTTGAAGGAAAATGGCTATACACCTATTTCATTGGAAAAATATATTGCGGCATCAAAGGGAGAGGAAAAGCTACCGGATAAACCGGTTATGCTAACTTTTGATGATGGGTATCAGTCATTCTATACAAAAATATTTCCCATTCTGAAAGAATATAATTATCCGGGGATGATGGCCATTGTTACATCATGGCTGGATTATGCTCCTGCTGATTTAGGACCGCTACTAACATGGCAGCAAATGCGGGAGATGGAAGCTTCTGGGTTGGTTACGATTGCCTCCCATTCTCATGCTGGCCATCGTTTTACGAATATTAATCCCCAAGGTGATCGGGGACCGTTGTTAGGCAATTTACAATATAGGGGAGGAAAATATGAGTCGGTTACCGATTACCGGCAACGGGTAGCAAGTGATTTAAAGACAACGAAAACAGTATTGGAAAGAGAGCTAGGGCATCCGGTTCGCGCGCTAGTTTGGCCTTATGGCGCCTACTCCCAGTTAGCTATTGATGAGGCTTTCGCGGCAGGCTTTGAAGCTTGCTTTGCCTTAAACGATGGCCGTAACCGCCTGGGGAAACAGGCTTTAAAAGAAGCCAATCGTATTATCATAACGGATAATCCATCCACGAAAAAGTTTGCGCAATTACTTAGTACAGCTAATAAGGCGCCAATAAAAGCCGCGCAACTGGATTTAGACGCAATTTATGATCCGGACAGTACCGCACAGACAGAAGAAAATTTGAATTTGGCGATTGATCGTCTTTTGGCTTCTGGTGTAAATACTGTTTATCTGCAAGCTTTTAGTGATGAAGATGCATCAGGCAATATTAAAAGTGTATATTTTCATACAACGGAGGCACCTGTTAAAGCCGATTTGTTTAGTCATACAGTTGCGCGACTACAGGCAGAAGGTAATTTTACGATTTATGCATGGCTGCCGACACTGGCAATGCAGTGGATTATCAATGATAAGCCCGAGACAGCGGTTGTGGCCTATGATGAAAAGAATTCAGGCTGGTATCGTCGGGCAACTCCCTTTAGTGCTGAAGTTGGTGATCGCCTGACGGCAATGGTTATTGATCTTGTAAAATACTGTGATGTTAATGGCATTTTATTTCAAGATGATGTATATCTAAATGATTTTGAAGATTTCTCGCCAGCTGCTAAGCAAGCATTTAAAGCCGAGACAGGGTTTGAGCTTACGCCAGAATTACTGCAAGCTAATCCTGAATTGAATAAACGCTGGGTGAAAATGAAAACAAATGCTCTCACTGCGCTGACTGTAAAGCTACATGCCACAGCTAAAGAATACCGGACTAATATTGGCAGTGCGCGAAATATTTACTCTGTCGTTATTACTGAGCCGGAATCGGAAGAATGGTTTGGACAAAATTATGAGCAGTATTTGAATACTTATGATTATACAGTGATTATGGCGTATCCTTATTTAGAAAAAGAATATGAGGATCCAGTTGGGTGGTTGGAAGAATTAGCAACAACTGCCTTAAAGAATCCGCAGAATGCGCAAAAAACTGTGTTCAAATTGCAAACCTATGATTGGAATAAAAATCGCTGGTTAAGCGCAAATGAAATTAAACGCTTTACAAATGCGCTTAAGAAAAAAGGCGCCATTCATATTGCTTATTATCCGGAGAACGTTTTTTCGGAATAA